One window of Burkholderia thailandensis E264 genomic DNA carries:
- the rfaQ gene encoding putative lipopolysaccharide heptosyltransferase III — protein MTLLRPPRTILVSCTRRLGDVLLTTPLVRSLKARWPDAQIDMIVFQGTEGVLEHNPDIRRVITVAQRARPKERIADALRIWRKYDLACAAISSDRARFYAFFAGRRRIGLVDPERLTRLTRFILNGVVLDEHRDVHTVTSNLSLAGALGVTPCADVVAPGIGDDPAAHARFDAKLYGTSALLRDEPYVVLHPYPMFRYKRWREDGWVDLVRWARSRGLAVALSGGPAQAECDYAARIAQAAGEPVLNMAGKLSFGESAEMFRRARLFIGPDTGATHVAAACGVPTIALFGPSNPTRWGPWPAHWPAGSEPWPLRGSQRCGNVYLLQGEGDCVPCKLEGCDRHLDSWSRCLTELPSARVIGAAAAMLGLDAASAQTTGIAMSVDVSRLKAGK, from the coding sequence TTGACGCTCCTCCGGCCGCCGCGCACCATCCTCGTGTCCTGTACGCGCCGCCTCGGCGACGTGCTGCTGACGACGCCGCTCGTCCGCTCGCTGAAGGCGCGCTGGCCCGACGCGCAGATCGACATGATCGTGTTTCAGGGCACCGAAGGCGTGCTCGAGCACAATCCCGATATCCGCCGTGTGATCACGGTCGCGCAGCGTGCGCGACCGAAAGAGCGCATTGCCGACGCGCTGCGCATTTGGCGCAAGTACGATCTCGCGTGCGCTGCGATCAGTTCCGATCGCGCGCGCTTCTACGCGTTCTTCGCGGGTCGCAGGCGGATCGGGCTCGTCGATCCCGAGCGGCTCACGCGGCTCACGCGCTTCATCCTGAACGGTGTCGTGCTCGACGAGCATCGCGACGTCCATACTGTCACGAGCAATTTGTCGCTTGCCGGCGCGCTCGGCGTGACGCCGTGCGCCGACGTCGTCGCGCCCGGTATCGGCGACGATCCCGCCGCACATGCGCGCTTCGATGCGAAGCTGTACGGGACATCCGCGCTGCTGCGCGACGAGCCGTACGTCGTGTTGCATCCGTATCCGATGTTTCGCTACAAGCGCTGGCGCGAGGACGGCTGGGTTGATCTCGTGCGCTGGGCGCGCAGCCGGGGGCTTGCGGTTGCGCTGAGCGGCGGTCCCGCGCAGGCCGAGTGCGACTATGCGGCGCGGATCGCGCAAGCGGCGGGCGAGCCCGTGTTGAACATGGCAGGCAAACTGTCGTTCGGCGAGAGCGCCGAGATGTTCCGGCGCGCGCGGCTCTTCATCGGCCCGGACACCGGCGCAACGCACGTTGCCGCTGCCTGCGGCGTTCCGACGATCGCCCTCTTCGGGCCGTCGAATCCGACGCGCTGGGGCCCGTGGCCCGCGCATTGGCCGGCCGGTAGCGAGCCGTGGCCGCTGCGAGGCTCGCAGCGGTGCGGCAACGTGTATTTGCTGCAGGGCGAAGGCGATTGCGTGCCGTGCAAGCTCGAAGGTTGCGACCGCCATCTGGACAGCTGGAGTCGATGCCTGACCGAATTGCCGTCGGCCCGCGTGATCGGCGCTGCGGCCGCGATGCTCGGACTCGATGCGGCGAGCGCGCAGACTACTGGCATTGCGATGTCGGTCGACGTCAGCCGGCTCAAGGCGGGCAAGTAG
- a CDS encoding glycosyltransferase family 2 protein, with protein MAEPTLGVALIAHNAAARLAECLDALAFADDIVVVDGGSTDATVDIAKAHGARVMVAADWPGFGPQKNRAVAALDTDWVLSIDTDEIVTPELAASIQAAIRAPRAPVYALDRLSSFCGSWVRHSGWYPDWLPRLFKRGAARFSDDLVHERLVFDEPSAKLDGKLLHYSYEDFETVLRKLDAYSSAGAAQRRAAGKRGGLAKAIGRGAWAFVRTYLLRRGFLDGRAGFMIAMFNAETVYYRFLKLGFSQRQETRD; from the coding sequence ATGGCAGAACCCACTCTCGGCGTCGCCCTCATTGCTCACAACGCCGCGGCCCGGCTGGCCGAATGCCTCGACGCACTGGCGTTCGCCGACGATATCGTCGTCGTCGACGGCGGCAGCACCGACGCGACGGTCGACATCGCGAAAGCGCACGGCGCGCGCGTGATGGTCGCCGCCGACTGGCCGGGCTTCGGGCCGCAGAAAAATCGCGCGGTGGCCGCGCTCGACACCGACTGGGTCCTGTCGATCGACACCGACGAGATCGTCACGCCCGAGCTCGCCGCCTCGATCCAGGCGGCGATACGCGCGCCGCGCGCGCCGGTCTATGCGCTCGACCGGCTGTCGAGCTTCTGCGGCAGTTGGGTGCGCCACAGCGGCTGGTACCCTGACTGGTTGCCGCGGCTTTTCAAACGGGGCGCGGCACGCTTTTCCGACGATCTCGTCCACGAGCGGCTCGTGTTCGACGAGCCGTCCGCGAAGCTCGACGGCAAACTGCTGCACTACTCGTACGAAGACTTCGAAACCGTGCTGCGCAAGCTTGACGCATATTCGAGCGCGGGCGCCGCACAGCGGCGCGCGGCAGGCAAGCGCGGCGGATTGGCGAAGGCCATCGGACGCGGGGCGTGGGCCTTCGTGCGCACCTATCTCCTGCGGCGCGGCTTCTTGGATGGACGGGCCGGCTTCATGATCGCCATGTTCAATGCCGAAACGGTCTACTACCGCTTCCTGAAACTCGGATTTTCTCAGCGGCAAGAGACGCGCGACTGA
- a CDS encoding RcnB family protein — translation MKAHRTLWISMLAAGALVSSLAAAQPHGRGGPGDERHGPPPGRHVGGDHGKRGEYGGPRPGEHRGDENAAWHRGDRLPDEYRDRQYVIDDWRGYHLSPPPRGYHWVGIGGDYLLVRISTGVILQIGP, via the coding sequence ATGAAAGCACATCGTACGCTGTGGATTTCGATGCTCGCTGCCGGCGCGCTCGTGTCATCGCTCGCCGCCGCTCAACCTCATGGCCGGGGCGGACCGGGCGACGAACGCCACGGGCCGCCTCCCGGCAGGCATGTCGGGGGCGATCACGGCAAGCGCGGCGAATACGGCGGCCCGCGTCCCGGCGAGCACCGCGGCGACGAAAACGCCGCTTGGCACCGCGGAGATCGTCTGCCGGACGAATACCGGGACCGCCAGTACGTGATCGACGACTGGCGCGGGTACCACCTGTCGCCGCCGCCGCGCGGCTATCACTGGGTCGGGATCGGCGGCGACTACCTGCTCGTGCGCATCTCGACGGGCGTCATTCTCCAGATCGGACCGTAA
- a CDS encoding FUSC family protein, whose translation METIKAFNDARRQIQESVLDLFKGLSLKERLLQGVLMAVQAASGACLAYGIGRALHTEQAVWAAITAIAVTQHNYADTINLSRDQFIGAMVGGLIGFAGAATGAGHFVAYAVTIVAAIICCWCLNVGSAARLGAITATIVLLFPGEGPLWDIPLVRLGEVTLGTACAMAVGWTMSRIERRWFAKH comes from the coding sequence ATGGAAACCATCAAAGCTTTCAACGACGCGCGCCGGCAGATCCAGGAATCGGTGCTCGACCTGTTCAAGGGCCTGTCGCTCAAGGAGCGCCTGCTGCAGGGCGTGCTGATGGCCGTTCAGGCCGCGAGCGGCGCATGCCTCGCGTATGGAATCGGCCGCGCGCTGCACACCGAGCAGGCCGTATGGGCGGCGATCACCGCGATCGCGGTCACGCAGCACAACTATGCGGACACGATCAACCTGTCGCGCGATCAGTTCATCGGCGCGATGGTGGGCGGGCTGATCGGCTTCGCCGGCGCGGCGACGGGCGCCGGCCACTTCGTCGCGTACGCGGTCACGATCGTGGCCGCGATCATCTGCTGCTGGTGTCTGAACGTCGGCAGCGCGGCGCGGCTCGGTGCGATCACCGCGACGATCGTGCTGCTGTTTCCGGGCGAAGGCCCGCTGTGGGACATTCCGCTCGTGCGGCTAGGCGAAGTGACGCTCGGCACCGCGTGCGCGATGGCGGTCGGCTGGACGATGTCGCGAATTGAGCGACGCTGGTTCGCGAAGCATTGA
- a CDS encoding MFS transporter: protein MTVRHAVSARSLRALDWLNFFVANVQTGFGPFIASYLASHKWTQGEIGMALSIGTISAMVSQVPGGAAVDALKNKKGAAAWAIAAIILSAVLLAASPTVVPVIAAEVFHGFASCMLVPAMAAISFALVGRESLGDRLGRNARWASLGSAVAAGLMGLTGEYFSARAVFWLTAALALPALVALAMIEPTHHHHHAAPRASAPRDGTDEDEERETLRELLRDKRMLIFAACVVLFHLSNAAMLNLAAGEVTAGMGENVQLVIAACIIVPQAIVAMLSPWVGRSAQRWGRRPILLLGFAALPLRALLFAGVSSPYLLVPVQMLDGISAAVFGVMLPLIAADVAGGKGRYNLCIGLFGLAAGVGATLSTALAGFAADHFGNAMSFFGLAAAGALATLLVWFAMPETRDATLAEDAQRPSAEPAQ, encoded by the coding sequence ATGACGGTCCGGCATGCAGTCAGCGCGCGGAGCCTGCGCGCCCTCGACTGGCTCAACTTTTTCGTCGCGAACGTGCAGACGGGCTTCGGGCCGTTCATCGCGTCGTATCTCGCCTCGCACAAGTGGACGCAGGGCGAAATCGGCATGGCGCTGTCGATCGGCACGATCAGCGCGATGGTGAGCCAGGTGCCGGGCGGCGCGGCTGTCGACGCGCTGAAGAACAAGAAAGGCGCGGCCGCGTGGGCGATCGCCGCGATCATCCTGTCCGCGGTGCTGCTCGCCGCGAGCCCGACCGTCGTGCCCGTGATCGCGGCCGAGGTGTTCCATGGCTTCGCGAGCTGCATGCTCGTGCCGGCGATGGCGGCGATCTCGTTCGCGCTCGTCGGCCGCGAGAGCCTCGGCGACCGGCTCGGCCGCAACGCGCGCTGGGCGTCGCTCGGCAGCGCGGTCGCGGCGGGCCTGATGGGGCTCACGGGCGAGTACTTCTCCGCGCGCGCGGTGTTCTGGCTGACGGCGGCGCTCGCGCTGCCCGCGCTCGTCGCGCTCGCGATGATCGAGCCGACGCACCATCATCATCACGCGGCGCCGCGCGCATCCGCGCCGCGCGACGGCACCGACGAAGACGAAGAGCGCGAAACGCTGCGCGAGCTGCTGCGCGACAAGCGGATGCTGATCTTCGCCGCGTGCGTCGTGCTGTTCCACCTGTCGAACGCGGCGATGCTGAACCTCGCCGCGGGCGAAGTGACGGCGGGCATGGGCGAGAACGTGCAGCTCGTGATCGCCGCGTGCATCATCGTCCCGCAGGCGATCGTCGCGATGCTCTCGCCGTGGGTCGGCCGCTCCGCGCAGCGCTGGGGCCGCCGGCCGATCCTGCTGCTCGGCTTCGCCGCGCTGCCGCTGCGCGCACTGCTGTTCGCCGGCGTGTCGAGCCCGTACCTGCTCGTGCCCGTGCAGATGCTCGACGGCATCAGCGCCGCCGTGTTCGGCGTGATGCTGCCGCTCATCGCCGCCGACGTCGCGGGCGGCAAGGGGCGCTACAACCTGTGCATCGGGCTCTTCGGCCTCGCGGCGGGCGTCGGCGCAACGCTCAGCACCGCGCTCGCAGGCTTCGCGGCCGACCACTTCGGCAACGCGATGAGCTTCTTCGGGCTCGCCGCCGCAGGCGCGCTGGCGACGCTGCTCGTATGGTTCGCGATGCCCGAGACGCGCGATGCGACGCTCGCCGAAGACGCGCAGCGCCCGAGCGCCGAGCCGGCGCAGTGA
- a CDS encoding photosystem reaction center subunit H, whose translation MSGGFPRSAFRLPRPVATAAPVVLAMFALSGCALLRAPQAPAPIVEAVAVPVEPASEPVAAPEPASAPEPVETTAPKKPHREAAPRRKPARVAPPVPRPAPPPAPLVTTRAIERSQVHALLDSEVRRSGKVIGRAVDMTADAAGAPREMLVNLQGFMGVGDRKVSFPWKLFRFTPGGKQEPIVLDMPATAGLAPADRPKTVPLSGSAQAGAEPGQMRIIDADVERPNGAKVGRVVDVLIGRDAQPQAVVLDVGGLVDPDRHTIAANWSALRFAPRDKSLRALLDLSDAQLRASPPYAGDKPILAVSPAAPAAPAAPAAAPAAARAGAKR comes from the coding sequence ATGAGCGGCGGATTCCCGCGTTCTGCCTTCCGTCTCCCCCGTCCCGTCGCCACCGCGGCACCCGTCGTCCTCGCCATGTTCGCGCTGTCCGGTTGCGCGCTGTTGCGCGCGCCGCAAGCGCCCGCGCCCATCGTCGAGGCGGTCGCCGTGCCCGTCGAGCCGGCGAGCGAGCCCGTCGCGGCGCCCGAGCCCGCGAGCGCGCCCGAGCCCGTCGAAACCACGGCGCCGAAGAAGCCGCATCGCGAGGCCGCACCGCGCCGCAAGCCCGCGCGTGTCGCGCCGCCCGTGCCCCGGCCCGCGCCGCCCCCCGCGCCGCTCGTGACGACGCGCGCGATCGAGCGCAGCCAGGTGCACGCGCTTCTCGACAGCGAGGTGCGGCGCAGCGGCAAGGTGATCGGCCGCGCGGTCGACATGACGGCCGACGCCGCCGGCGCGCCGCGCGAGATGCTCGTGAACCTGCAAGGCTTCATGGGAGTCGGCGACCGCAAGGTCAGCTTCCCGTGGAAGCTGTTCCGTTTCACGCCGGGCGGCAAGCAGGAGCCGATCGTCCTCGACATGCCGGCCACCGCGGGACTCGCGCCCGCCGATCGCCCGAAGACGGTGCCGCTCTCGGGCTCCGCGCAGGCAGGCGCCGAGCCCGGCCAGATGCGGATCATCGACGCCGACGTCGAGCGTCCGAACGGCGCGAAGGTCGGCCGCGTCGTCGACGTGCTGATCGGTCGCGACGCGCAGCCGCAGGCGGTCGTGCTCGACGTCGGCGGCCTCGTCGACCCGGACCGGCACACGATAGCCGCGAACTGGTCCGCGCTGCGCTTCGCGCCGAGGGACAAGTCGCTGCGCGCGCTGCTCGACCTGAGCGACGCGCAATTGAGGGCGTCGCCGCCCTATGCCGGCGACAAGCCGATCCTCGCCGTCTCGCCTGCGGCCCCCGCCGCGCCCGCCGCCCCCGCTGCCGCACCGGCCGCCGCTCGAGCAGGGGCGAAACGATGA
- a CDS encoding carboxymuconolactone decarboxylase family protein — MSHAPRLPYPKLATKPFNALLHLSETVWSGSLGKRLVDLVFLRVSQINGCAYCIDMHWRDLVKLGVDERHLNAVAGWREAPFFDARERAALQWAESVARIPHADPSDEAFAQLQAHFSDTEIAELGFAIATINAWNLLNVSFRNPIPETV, encoded by the coding sequence ATGTCGCACGCTCCCCGCCTTCCGTATCCGAAGCTCGCAACAAAGCCGTTCAACGCACTGCTCCATCTGTCCGAAACCGTGTGGAGCGGCTCGCTCGGCAAGCGACTCGTCGATCTGGTGTTCCTGCGCGTGTCGCAGATCAACGGCTGCGCATACTGCATCGACATGCACTGGCGCGATCTCGTGAAGCTCGGCGTCGACGAGCGGCATCTGAACGCGGTCGCCGGCTGGCGCGAGGCGCCGTTCTTCGACGCGCGCGAGCGCGCCGCGCTGCAATGGGCGGAAAGCGTCGCGCGGATTCCGCACGCGGACCCGAGCGACGAGGCATTCGCGCAGTTGCAGGCGCACTTCTCCGATACCGAGATCGCCGAGCTCGGCTTCGCGATCGCGACGATCAATGCATGGAATCTGCTGAATGTCAGCTTCAGGAATCCGATTCCGGAGACGGTGTAA